The genomic DNA TTTCTATTCAACTCTCTGGAGTCAAAACTCTCGTTGCAATATTTTTAGGAATTATCTCCACCAGGTTTTACCAAATGTCAAGTTGTAGCTACTGTGCCGAGCTTTCCCACTGATTTTCTAATGCATTTCGTTCTAATACATAAATGTGCTTTAACTAAACAAAATCACTGCAGCTCTAGCTGTATGTTTCGACTTACAGGTTGTTCATTATTCTGCAGAAAATTGACCCTCCACctcagattcagatttttacacCCAACAGGTGTTTTTCTAGGATTTTTCTGGGTTTGTATTTGTCttgaatttacaaaaaaaagattaagttaCAGGCCTTAAAAAGTCGTGGATATGTGCAGATTTTCCACGATTGATTACATTTAGTTCCATCTTAAATTTGTCTTCTTGTTCGGTTATCATTTTCTCcatccttttaattttttaaatgaacaataatTAAGTTTCTGCTGAAACTTGTTTGGACAAATAATTAAGGAAACTTCAACTTAGCACATTTATTAAGTGATACATAGTTTAAAGCCtggacaataaaacaataaaatatctaTCATGATACGCCTTCGATGTAATTTTGATAATTTCACTggactctgatccagaaccgcacggcattctgggggatgtaggcagaggagaCGCTATCAAAGACAGGTTGAACTTACTGATTCTCTGGTTACCCAGCAACAACCTTTCAGCATAAAATGCGCAACAGCTGTGTCATGTTGCCCCCAACATGCTCGGGCGTATTCCACGGACATAATGCAGACTTGACGCCGACGTCCGCTGGATAAGTCTGCACAAAGGTCAAGTTTTTGCACCCGCGGACTCGTACTCGGCGACGTACAGCCCCCGCACAGGAAACCGTGTTCACACAGCTGACTCACTACCCTGAATGAACTCTGAACTATTGTGCTGTTAAGGTACGGGACCAGCTCATGAAACTTGCTGGTATTCATTCGGTTTGTGGAAAATTGAGGCATTTTGTGACGAGAAATGTAGTCACTGCTGCACTATGAAATCTCAACCGTCCGCAGACGGTGAGCGTGGGGTCTGCGCGGTCCACTAGAAAATGTGTACACACCGTAGGCCTTAGGAGGTGGGAGCTGTTTCGTGTTTTGGCGCGTAATTACCGCTAAAATCAAAAAACATTGGGGTGGAgttaaaggagaaaatgaacAGCTCAAGAGGAAACTGGATGAAAAAGGGAAGGTGATGTCATTAGGTTGACGGTATAACAAACTAATCAATTACCAATGCTGACTGATATAAAATGCGTATATACAGTATCAtgatgtttttcagtcattctgCCCAGTCCTAGCTTTCATATTTCCAAGTTAAGACGgctcattccttttttttaaaaaaataatttataacatCTTGAAAAACTTCTGTCTTTGTGAAACTTGCAGAAATCCCTGGTTTAGCTTAATTCATCTTTGAATGAACTCTGAACAATTTtgctgctaaagaaaagcatccatCATGATTCTGATGCCACCATGTTTCAGTATTGGGAAGGACATGTTACATACAGtccttattttgtttgtttgttgggattttattttgtgttttcatggggaaaaaaacaaactacattgGCATTTGTGGtagcaacatgacaaaaggtGTACAAGCTTTAGATGTATTAAAGATCTTGGTTAACTCTTGATCTGTGTGTCATGTGTCCAGGACTCCAAGCTGCCCCTCGCTGTGCGGAACAACCTCCTTGACCTGTTTGGCCAGATCGAACGGGAGTTTGAGAATCTGTACATTGAAAACATTGAATGTGAGTTTACCTCCCTTCCTCCGTCAGGCCTCAGTTGCTGATTCACCACCCGGCGATCTCCGTTCAATCATTAATGCTGTGCCCATGTCGCAGTGCGCCGGGAAATCGACTCTCTCAACGAGCGTCTGACTGGAGACGGACAGGCCATCGAGGGGGGAGACCCCACCAAGGGAGCCCTCAAAGCCAAAGGTGCGACATTTGTTCAAGCTGTCTTTGAAAATACATCCTCACAAGCCAATTACATCAAGTACTGTACTCTTTTTGCAACACAGCTCATTCAAACAAATGGGAGGCTCTATTGGAGCAcataaagtttcagttttattgtcatAAATCAAGATAAAAGCACAAACTACCTCTGAGTTATTGTATAAAAGGGTGTGACGGCCTTAAGCTACACACAATCTACATTTAAGTTGagctagagaaaaaaaagagaaaataatttaggATAATTGGCATGAAATGTTCTGCTTCACATTAGGATTACTGGAATaagaataaagtatttatttatttgaagagtTCTACAAAGCAGACACCAGGTCAGGCTAAGTGTGGCCATTTataatgaaacatttcttatatgaattttgatttatccTTGTCTCTGTTAATTTCAGTAAatgatgttaaataaaacaaagtccCAGACAGAATGattagaaatgttatttttactattctGTCCACTATTCGTTCAACAAGAGCATCGGTAAATATTGCTAAATTTGACAATATGACTAAATGCACTTACTGTTTGTAGTTTAGTGATGTAAATCTTATGCCCAAAACGTATTGCAGTGAGTTACGATGCCTGACGAGCGCCACAACAAAGATTTTGTGTGTCTTTTCTGTTATTCTAAGTCTTGCCTCTGTAGCAGTGAAACCAAGCAGAGCGCTTGTCACTCACTGGGGCGTTTTTATTCATGGgttttctgtgtctgtgtcACACAGCCAGCCACAGCACCAGTCAGCTGTCACAGAAGCTGAAGACAACCTACAAAGCCTCCACCAGCAAGGTACCTGGCAGCAGCCATGTTGGGCTGCTCCGCCGAGCACGACGGAGCTCTCGTGTGTAAATATTTGAGCGGCTAGGATTCAGCTTCTCTGATGAGGGGGACGGAAGGAGTGGAAAAGCTTGTTCCACGTCCTCAGAAAGTCAGAACGTAATCCTAGACTGTGAACCGAGAGAGTCTATCCCTTCCAATGAATgcatgctgtttatttttatatatttcccCTCCCCCCACATTAACGTCcacaaagtgacattttaatgttgaatttttttgcCGAGGGTAGCGCTTATACGCCTTCCAGGACAAAATAGGCGGAGCTCGCAACTTCAGCGTGCCCACCTGGGAGTTGTGGGGCGGAGATTCATGGGTAACTTCCTGAATGCTCTGTTTGAGCGCTGAGCAGACGGCTGCTGGCTGAGTCGCATCTTAACTGCAGTCTCACCTTGACTCCTCGTCTCTTTTCCACTCTGTGCCCTTCTCAGGAAACGACTCGGTTGGCGGCTGCAGCCGCCAAACGGTGAAGACGTGTGTTTATTTGTACGCTAGAGCCTAAATGTTTCAAACCTTTCTGTTGTTCCAAAGTCATGACAAAACAAAGAGCTGGCCCAAATTAATTTGAGAGTCGAATTTAACTAATTAgtctatttttaagaaaaaaaatctacaaaaagaCCCCATTTAATTCTCTTCACTagtatgttttgaaatgaacaACCTTTGGTCACAGTTTGAAccttgcttatgccttgggccggcccctGAACAGGGTAAGACATTACAAAAGAGCTTCACTAATAATTGTGCTTAAAAATTTCCTTAAAGTTAGCAGCACATTTTTAGTAAAAGCTTttgatttttgctgtttttccttCACATTAGTCCAAATATCAGGATTGGTTGCATTAAAGAAATGCCTACAGTTTTTACCATTTAGCACAGCTGCTAGCTTAACCGcttaaaatgatctttttctctttaatcaaAAAAAGTGTGgaggtgatttatttatttatttttccagatttgtcCTGAATTTTTGGAAATGTATTGGTTGCTTAACAAACAAGTATGTCTCCTCCAGACTCAGTTGTGCCgtaccacttttttttttttttttttagacatttttagcTGGTGTTTGACTTGATTAGTCAAGGAGGACACTGCTTTATTTCTCATGAAGTCAACAAGTTCTTCTGGATGTTGTATATTTCTTATTCTATGGTTAAAATTATGGAGGAATTTCACAGCACAGACGTTGACATAAGTTCCCTGAATCAACTCTGGAGATGCCAATCCTTTGTGCTTACGTTGCATGCAGCTGAACTTCTGAAAGATGGTTCACCTCTCATCCAAAAGACTCCTTCAGTTCTGATCCTATGTTGGGAGCATTCCCAAAGAGAGATTGGTTCCCCCCCAACATATCAAAAACTCAAATGCAAACctcaaacacaaatgaataGGCAGTTCATTGCTGCCGCTAATATTCTCAATTTCACTTTTGTTGAACAAAGCAGCAGCTAAACGTGAAAAAGCCAAGCAAAGGTCTGCCTGCATCTCAAACACGAGGCATGTCGTTTGAGAGAAGCGTGAAAGCGGCCGTCTCTAGCCAACATTAAGTGACAATGACCTCAACTTTTCACAGGAAGCAAACTCATATATATGACCCTGATACTCTCAACCAATCATCAGGACTAAAGAAGCAAGAATTGGAAGTGAAACCTCGTATTTTAACCCCTAAAAGACTCATTGTACAGTAACAGTACGAGCGCCGTTATGTAATGTCCAGGCATTCATCTGATGCTGAGTTTATTGTTCAGCTCCTCGCAGccccacaaaaaacatttaagtcagAAGATGCCTGGTGAACAGGTGACGACTGTTGACGccttaaatgatttatttgtgttttcttctaaAGTCTAAAaccttttgttaattttaaggtataaaacataaaatgacatGCTTGCTTCCTCTATGTGGTAAATGTTGACGTTGCATTTGTTTCGTCTTCACTTGCAGTTGTTTCTGTAGAGAATTCAAAGGTTGCTGAGCAGGAATGACTTagtctttcctttttcttgggATAAGTTTGGTACAGAACCACCACAATTTTacctttgtcttattttcttgtAGATTTAACCAATAAGGTGACATGTTGGGGCACTGAAGGTGGTGCTAAGTGAACTTTCACTTTCTTCTTTCACCTTCTCCAAAATGTTCCAGCGCCCGACACAATTTTTAGCGTCCATGGTAaagatggttttttttttctagatctTTCTAGAGGAAGGATAATCTTcttggggttttcttttttttttttttatgtttcttggaGGCAATGAGGTTCCAGGTCCACATCATTACAGAACCAAACCATACCAGTTCTGCCtcactttttttcagtttttttttttgaccataGATGCAGCATCTAATGCTTACGATGATTTGGTTCCCCTGATATGCCACTGTTGCTTACAGTATAGATTTAGGTTACCATgcagattaaacattttgattattgTAGTTGATTGAACCTTTTCGTTATTCCATACTAACTGTATTTATGCAAGTGAATTACTGTATTCTTTTCCTGACTTGTGAAGCTCAACAGGTGCTTTGCTTCAGTGGAGAGTTGTCTTctctttttcccattttgaaaacTAAGTGTAATTCGACTCTGTACAGTGTCAGACGTTTACGACAGGAAGAATGGAGAGTCGTGCATTCCTTGATAtacttaaaaatggaaaatgcttATTGCATTTCTCTCATAGGGATCGAAAGTGTCACCAGTGGTTTGCCTCAAATTTTTATGTACAAGAGTTTCCCATTCCCACGTAAAGAATAAATAAGCTAAaaggtttgatttattttattgtaatactTTATTCACATCTTTACCTGGGCTGCTCATGAGAGTTGAGGGTTCTGTAGATACTGGTAATCGGACCAGGGGAGAACTGCTCCGAGTCTCTCTCATTCTGTTATTTTGtactcagctgtgcaaaatggtattttgttgttttttttcttctcaacatAAATATATTACTTCGAGTGCAACCAAATCCTGATCTAGATGGAGAAACTGAATCCAGttaaaagactaaaaaacaaaaagagagaacaagGGATCAAGGGAGGACAGCATAGATTAACCTCCTGTTAGACACGTCTGCTATTTATTCCACAGCTGATGCATCAGAATGTTGAATCTAATGTTACAATAAACTGAACTGGGTTAAAACTAATAATACGCACTAACTCTGGGTTTGTTGGTCTGCCTGGTCACTTTTAATCAGAATGAcccatgctgctgctgctgctgctgctgctgcttcttctgttttttttattatttttttaattggttcTGTGTGGGCCAGCTGCCGGGGATAGAAGCCTGCTGATCTTGTCATGTGCCTCAGCTGTTGCGGCTCCGTGAAAATAGAAGCCAAACCTTCCTATTGAGATTGTTTCTGTGTGGGGGCCCTGCAGCAGCAAAGGCCGACGCACAACCAGAGCACGCGATATTTTTAGACATGTGCCCGTCTTATTTGGCGCTCCTACCGCGTAAGCAGAGCCGACGTTAATATTTGAGATCAGAAAAGTCAGGCGCGCACACTCGGCTTTCTCTGTTTAAGAGTTTGGAGTAGAATAGGTTAACGGGGTTTTGATGTTTGAAGAACTCCAGCTCGCGTGTGCAGATCTGATCTCGTTAGAAACGCCACGGGAAGCAGAAGTCTTCGAAATGCGTTTATAGCCGTCACCGTCTGTGAGGGTGCAGCAGAGCTGATTTTAGGTTTTTTCACCAGGCTCTGATCTAAAGTTAACCTGCTGCAGTGGAAAAAGCTGCAAAGCTGACCTTTACCCACAGAAGGTGACCAACTTTGCCCTACATACCAAACACCATCTTATCTGTTGTTCTGCTTTGCAGAAAGCAACACAGTGCAATCAAAATGTATTCAGCACATAAACAGTTATCTGTTAAATCAATGGTTTCTTTAGTTTAGTCTGTTTAGTTCAACGGTTTAGTCTGAGTATTAATATGCAGCTCAACTAATCCAATTACAAATGcttgtttgtgtgttgttttgtgtgttgttttttgatgGTGCATGCACTATATGTGTAACCATACAGTAACTCTGAGAAGTATGTACACCACTTTTaacttctgttttgtcttttatggTGGTAGGCCAGCAAGAAGCAATGAATGACTCTGAAAGGGGGGGaaggaaattcaaaaataacattGATAAATAACCAATACTACCCTAACCTTTCAATAGATTTAAGGtctacaaatactttttcaaggtgCTGTAAATGGTTGCACTGTATGCAGATTCTAAACTCGTTTTCTTCTGTTCATCAGTCCCTtgtctcttcctctcctctgcaGATCGTCTCCAGCTTCAAAGCCACCACCGGTTCCCGCGCCCTGTGCCAGCTGCTCAAGGAGTACGTCGGCCACCGGGACGGCATCTGGGACCTCAGCGTCACCCGGACTCAGCCCGTGGTGCTCGGCACCGCCTCTGCCGGTACACGACTCAACCAAAAGGAACCTCTTTCTTCGAGCCAGATTGGCTTAAATCTCCGTGAAGTTGAAATGATCTAATTTTCCTGTCCTCTGTCCTGACAGATCACTCAGCTCTGCTGTGGAGCATAGAGACGGGGAAATGTCTGCTGAGGTATGCAGGCCATGCAGGATCaggtatgtatatatatatatatatatatatatatatatataaaaaagaatttGTTATGCTTTATCGTCCTTCTTTATGCATAAGAAATAATCTTTCTGTCACTTTTGGAAGAAGATCTGAAACTTTCATGATTTTTCATCTCTGTTGCAGTCAACTCCATCAAATTTCACCCCACCGAGCAGATGGCACTCACAGGTATGGATCTGAAttcataaaagattttttttttttttaaagatttaaacagaatctgTGTCAACAGGTTTTGATATTTCCTGCCGTCTCCAGGAGTAAGTGGGCGGGAATCTGTGTTGACgagcttttctttgtgttttcgcTCAGCCTCCGGAGACCAGATGGCTCACATCTGGCGCTACATGGTGCAGCTCCcggcgccgccgccgccgccagaTGTCAGCGTAAGTAGCTTCGGACTGAGATTTTTGctacaagcaaaaaaaaaagatttcaaggGCGCGAGCTGAGAGCTTCTTATTTCTGGCGTACATTTGGAAGCAGATATTCACCTAAAACTTGGAGAAAGACGCacaatctttttatttctgtttgataaTAACTCGCTTAGTAGAATTGCGTTTAACTGCATccttaaagtcttaaattcacgTCTCTAAAAtcaaggccttaaaatgtctaagtttttcttttttgttttcttttaaaagtttgccTTAATTATGTTTATCGACAGGTAACGgcaggttttttgttgtttttttttttcctcatgggATTTTGCATAAGGCAACAGTTTCCATCGCGTTCAGACTTCATTACGTTGCTACTGCTAAGTATCTGCTAATTTATCCTTGCTAACTAGCTATTTTTGTGCCTATCATGGGTAAGTTCAAAATCCAAACACTCGGTTTAGTTTCATCACACCACCGAATATGTCTCCAAAAATTAAGGTGAATAATTGCTATTCCTATTGTGTTTATGCTTGCTTTTAATTGctagaacagattaaaatagCGCCTTTGGATATTTGGAAATTGTCCACAATTCTCTTTCAAATgtattaactgatttattttgattcctctttttttgcctTGTATTTGAGATATAGCCATACAAAATATCCACAGGCGTCTCCAGTGaagtcaaatgttttgaataaacccgtcagtatttttaaaaagtgtaataaaCAAACGGAGGAATACACTAAGATCAATAGCAGTCTTGTTTTAGTTAAATTCCTCTTTTTGATGaatgtaaaacaataatttaaaaatctgtggaaaaaaaacccccaaaacatttCTCTCTCATTATTCTGTCTTTGAACCCAGAAATAGTTTTGGACAATAACTGACCGAAAACCAGGGAGGTTTAGTCTGTTCActgtgtgtacacacacacacacacacacacacacatctgcttCCAACTGTATCTTGTCCTTCTGCAGGCTCCATGCGACGACGACCAGGATTCATCCGACAGAGAAGAGGGCGAGGTGGACGGAGACGGTCCCACTGAAGTCCCCACGGTCCGGGTTGCCACAGCAACCATGAAGAGCCACCAGGGCGTGGTGATCGCGGCCGACTGGCTGGTGGGGGGCCGACAGGTGGTGACGGCTTCGTGGGACCGCGCCGCCAACCTGTACGAGGTGGAGACGTCCGAACTGGTTCACACTCTGACCGGTATGAACTGTCTGGTGGTTTGGGTCACTGTACAGCAgagggaaaatgttttagtggATACATTCTGTACGGGACACTCAATCCTGAGTGGAAGATTCAGTTGGACGGCGGACAAAATGTTCTGTTCGTGGCCTCTTTAGCTTTTGTTCAAGGAAATGTAAATAAGAGAAAACATGTCTATAACAAGTGTTATATTAAGTTTATGACAGTATTATGTTTGTAagatttgcactagaaactggaccaaaaatacttggtaagattttgtgtttttgctgtgttctCTTAGCAGAAACGAGCAAGTGGGTTAGAAATGATGGAAAGATTAGTGAAcagggctgaaaacaaatgagaGAAACGGATTTCAgattctgaaaatgttaaaaaaaaacttttgttgaTTTATAATCATCCACATCCTAATAAAAGATTTTGAAGTGTGTGTCTGTAATGTTACCAAAAGCCAAGCGGTTTACGGGGTGCGAGTACCTCTGTgagcctctgtgtgtgtgcgctcaCAGAAACGACAGAAAAGCCAGACGGGAATCTGTTGTCGGAAATCATTTTGTTGGTGTTTGTTCAGGTCATGACCAGGAGCTGACCCACTGCTGCACCCACCCCACCCAGCGCCTGGTGGTCACCTCATCCAGGGACACCACCTTTAGACTGTGGGACTTCAGGGACCCGTCCATCCACTCCGTCAACGTCTTCCAGGGACACACAGAGTGAGTccacatctttcttttttttccctccctctctctctcacaggttgtattttcttgtttttttgtgttttttggggggggggttgtatTCTATTGTGGCTTCAGGGTTTGAGAGTCAGTCCTCCCATTTCCTCCACACATCCATTTGCCTGCAGCCCAAacttttggtaacactttattttgaGGGGTGTGCACAAGACTGACacgacactgtcataaacatgacataacacctgttatgaacatgtattagtcttcatgaatgtttgactgttgtcaGTAAGTGTctttcggtaaataatgacactttgaATGTAAAGTTGTACTAAAATTAGCataaaaagtccattaaaattgccaactttgcattcaaagtgtcattatttaccaagtGACACTTC from Xiphophorus couchianus chromosome 21, X_couchianus-1.0, whole genome shotgun sequence includes the following:
- the wdr37 gene encoding WD repeat-containing protein 37; translation: MPVEGGGSSGSASAARHPKQKRKAHSLSIRRTNSTEDRPLGILRGDMLEGQDSKLPLAVRNNLLDLFGQIEREFENLYIENIELRREIDSLNERLTGDGQAIEGGDPTKGALKAKASHSTSQLSQKLKTTYKASTSKIVSSFKATTGSRALCQLLKEYVGHRDGIWDLSVTRTQPVVLGTASADHSALLWSIETGKCLLRYAGHAGSVNSIKFHPTEQMALTASGDQMAHIWRYMVQLPAPPPPPDVSAPCDDDQDSSDREEGEVDGDGPTEVPTVRVATATMKSHQGVVIAADWLVGGRQVVTASWDRAANLYEVETSELVHTLTGHDQELTHCCTHPTQRLVVTSSRDTTFRLWDFRDPSIHSVNVFQGHTDTVTSAVFTVGDNVVSGSDDRTVKVWDLKNMRSPIATIRTDSAVNRISVSANQRIIALPHDNRQVRLFDMSGVRLARLPRSNRMGHRRMVCCTAWNEENQACNLFTCGFDRQAIGWNINIAALLQEK